The Rhodococcus antarcticus DNA segment TTCGTCAACGCGGGCATGGTGCAGTTCGTCCCCTACTTCCTCGGGCAGGTGCCGGCGCCCTGGGCCCGCGCCGCCAGCGTCCAGAAGTGCGTCCGCACCGGTGACATCGAGAACGTCGGGATCACCACCCGGCACAACACCTTCTTCCAGATGGCGGGCAACTTCAGCTTCGGCGACTACTTCAAGCGCGAGGCGATCGGGCACGCCTGGAGCCTGCTGACCGACCCGGTGGACGAGGGTGGCTACGGGTTCGACCCGCAGCGGCTGTGGGCCACGGTCTACACCGACGACGACGAGGCCCACCGGCTGTGGCAGGACGTCGCAGGCCTGCCGCCCGAGCGCATCCAGCGTCGCGGGATGGCCGACAACTACTGGTCGATGGGGATCCCCGGCCCGTGCGGCCCGTGCTCGGAGATCTACTACGACCGCGGTCCGGAGCACGGCGTCGAGGGTGGTCCGGAGGCGGACGAGGACCGCTACATCGAGATCTGGAACCTCGTGTTCATGCAGAACGAGCGCGGGGCAGGAACGTCCAAGGACGACTTCGAGATCCTCGGCCCGCTGCCGCGGCAGAACATCGACACCGGGATGGGCGTCGAGCGGGTCGCGTTCCTGCTGCAGGGCGTGGACAACGTCTACGAGACCGATCTCGTCCGGCCCGTCATCACCCTGGCCGAGCGGCTCTCGGGGCGCGCCTACGGGCGCGACAGCACCGACGACGTCCGCTTCCGGGTCATCGCCGACCACGCCCGCACCGGCGTGCTGCTCATCGCGGACGGGGTGACCCCGGGCAACGACGGCCGTGGCTACGTGCTGCGCCGGCTGCTGCGCCGCATCGTGCGCTCGGCCCGGCTGCTCGGCATCACCGCGCCGTCCATGGCCGAGCTGGTCGCTGTCGTCCGCGACACCATGAGCACCTCCTACCCGGAGCTGACCAGCGAGTTCGCCCGCATCGAGCGGATCGCGGTGGGGGAGGAGACGGCGTTCCTGCGCACCCTGGAGGCCGGCTCCACCCTGTTCGACACCGCCGCGGAGCAGGTGCGCGCCGCGGGGGCGTCGGTCATCGCCGGGGACCGCGCGTTCGCGCTGCACGACACCTACGGCTTCCCCATCGACCTCACGCTGGAGATGGCAGCCGAGGCCGGGCTCACCGTCGACGAGCCCGGCTTCTGTGCGCTGATGTCCGAGCAGCGGGCCAGGGCCAAGGCCGACGCCCAGAAGAACAAGACCGCGCACGGCGACCTCTCCGCCTACACCGAGCTCCTGGCCGCCGGACCCACCGAGTTCACCGGGTACACCGAGCTCGAGACCGAGGGGCGGGTGCTGGGCGTCCTCGCCGACGGAGTGCGGACCCGCCGGGCGTCCGAGGGTGACGTCGTCGAGGTGGTGCTGGACCGCACCTCGCTGTACGCCGAGTCGGGCGGGCAGGACAGCGACGCCGGCCGGATCACCGGGGACGGCGTCGACCTCGAGGTGCTCGACGTGCAGAAGGTGGCCAAGCGGATCTGGGTGCACCGGGTGCGGGTGGTCGCCGGTGAGCTCGCCGAAGGTGCCGCGGTGGTCAGCCGGGTCGACCCGCAGTGGCGGGCCGGCGCGCGCCAGGGTCACTCCGGCACGCACCTGGTGCACGCGGCGCTGCGGCACGTGCTCGGCCCCACCGCGCTGCAGTCCGGGTCGTACAACAAGCCCGGCTACCTGCGGCTGGACTTCGCGTGGCAGGGGGGGCTCTCCGCCGCCACCCGCAGCGAGGTCGAGGAGGTCACCAACCGCGCCGTGCGCGACGACCTGCCCGTCCGTGTGGTGCACACCGACATGGCCGGTGCGCAGCAGATGGGCGCGCTCGCCCTGTTCGGGGAGACCTACGACACCGACGTCCGCGTGGTGGAGATCGGCGGCCCGTTCTCGGTGGAGCTGTGCGGAGGCACGCACGTGCAGCACTCCTCGCAGGTCGGTCCGGTGACGCTGCTGGGGGAGTCCTCGGTGGGTTCCGGGGTGCGCCGCGTCGAGGCCTACGTCGGTCTCGACGCCTACCGCTACCTGGCCAGGGAGCGCGCGCTGGTCCAGGGCCTGGCGGCGACGCTGAAGGTGCCCGACGACGAGGTGCCGGCCCGTGTGGAGGCCCTGCTCGAGCGGCTCAAGGAGGCCGAGCGCGAGCTGGAGCAGACCCGGGCCGCGGCCGCCGTGGCCTCGGCGGGAACCCTGGCCGCCGGCGCCGAGAAGGTCGGTGACCTGCTGCTCGTCGCCACGACCGCGCCGGCCGGCGTCACCGGGGGGGACCTGCGGACGCTGGCCACGGAGGTCCGCGGGAAGCTCGGCCAGCAGCCCGGCGTGGTGCTGCTGCTCGCGGTGTCCGACGGCAAGGTCAGCTTCGTCGTGGCGACGACGGCCGCCGCTCGGGAGGCGGGCCTGCGCGCGGGCGACCTGGTGGCGGTGTTCGGACCGTCCATCGGTGGGCGTGGTGGCGGCAAGCCGGACATGGCCCAGGGAGGCGGCACCGAGCCCGACGGCATCCCGGCGGCACTGGCGGCGCTGCGGGCGCACGTCGGACAGCGGGCGTGAGCCGCGCCCCGGACCGGCCGGGACCCGACGACCCCGGCCGCGGCCGCCGCCTCGGCGTCGACGTGGGCAGCGTCCGCGTGGGGGTGGCGCTCAGCGATCCCGACGGCATCCTCGCCACCCCGGTGGAGACGGTGCCGCGGGTGGCCGGCAGCAGCGGTGCCGACCAGCCCGACGTGCGCCGGGTGCTGGCCCTGGCCGCCGAGCACGAGGTGGTCGAGGTGGTCGTGGGGCTGCCCCAGACGCTGCGTGCCGAGCACGGGAAGGCCGCCCAGCTCGCCACCACCTACGCCCGGTTCCTCCGCGACCACCTCGACGGCGTGCCGGTGCGGCTCGCCGACGAGCGCTTGACGACGGTCACGGCCGCCAGGACGCTGTCCGACCGGGGGGTGCGCGGACGCAGGCAGCGCGCCGTGGTCGACCAGGCTGCGGCCGTGACCATCCTGCAGTCCTGGCTCGAGGCCCGCACCCGGTACGCCCAGGAGCAGACCCGCCGCGCACCGGCACACCAGACGGGGTCCACGACGGAGGAGCGCGCGTGAACGACGACGACCTCGGCCTGCTCGGTGGCCACCGCGACGACCACCACCGCGACGACCACCACCGCGACGACCACCACCGCGACGACCACCACCCGGGCGCGGGTGGTTCCCGGTACTTCGACGACCCCGACCGCGCCGCACCCGCGCGGTTCGAGGCCACCGCGCGGCGTCCGCGGCGAGCGGAGGCACGCAGGGCCCAGGAGCGCCGCACCAGGGCCAGGCGCAAGCGCCGCACCGGCACCCTCGTGGCCGTCGTCGTGCTGCTGGTGCTCGGCGGCGGGGTCTTCCTCGGCGGCCGTGCCCTGCTCGGCGGGCTGGGCATCGGCGGATCCACCGCCTCGGACTACTCCGGTGGCGGGCTGGCCGACGTGGTCGTGCGGGTTGCCGCGGGGGACTCGACCAGCGCGATAGCGAAGACCCTCGTCGACGACGGCGTGGTCTCCAGCGTGCCGGCCTTCACCCGTGCTGCCAGCGGCAACGCCGGGATCTCCGCCATCCAGCCGGGCTACTACAAGCTGCGGACCCAGATCCCGGGCTCCGACGCGGTGTCCCGGCTTCTCGCCAGCGACTCCCGCGTGGGCAACCTCGTCATCCCGGAGGGTGTGCAGCTCGACGACGTCACCGGGGCGAGCGGCACCGTCACCGACGGGATCCTGACCCGGATGCAGAAGGCGTCGTGCGTCGACCTCGACGGGACCCGGACCTGCACCTCCCTCGACGACCTGCGCTCGGTGGCCTCCACCGGGAACCTCGCAGCGCTGGGGGTGCCCACCTGGGCCACCGCGGAGGTGGCCGCGGCCACAGTGCCGGGCAAGCGGCTCGAGGGCCTCATCCGTCCGGGCAGCTACGACCTGGAGCCCGGTGCCCCGGCGCAGCAGCAGCTCACCAAGGTCGTCACCGCCTCGGCGGCCTCCTTCGAGAGCCTGGGCCTGCCGAGGTCGACCGTGGGCGGGCTGACCCCCTACCAGGTGCTGGTCACCGCCTCGCTGGTGCAGCGCGAGGCGCTGCCGGCCGACTTCGCGAAGGTGTCACGGGTGGTCTACAACCGCCTCGCCGTCAACCAGAAGCTCGAGTTCGACTCGACCGTCAACTACCCGCTCGA contains these protein-coding regions:
- the ruvX gene encoding Holliday junction resolvase RuvX, whose product is MSRAPDRPGPDDPGRGRRLGVDVGSVRVGVALSDPDGILATPVETVPRVAGSSGADQPDVRRVLALAAEHEVVEVVVGLPQTLRAEHGKAAQLATTYARFLRDHLDGVPVRLADERLTTVTAARTLSDRGVRGRRQRAVVDQAAAVTILQSWLEARTRYAQEQTRRAPAHQTGSTTEERA
- the alaS gene encoding alanine--tRNA ligase, whose amino-acid sequence is MQTHEIRQRFLDHFTAAGHTPVPSASLILDDPNLLFVNAGMVQFVPYFLGQVPAPWARAASVQKCVRTGDIENVGITTRHNTFFQMAGNFSFGDYFKREAIGHAWSLLTDPVDEGGYGFDPQRLWATVYTDDDEAHRLWQDVAGLPPERIQRRGMADNYWSMGIPGPCGPCSEIYYDRGPEHGVEGGPEADEDRYIEIWNLVFMQNERGAGTSKDDFEILGPLPRQNIDTGMGVERVAFLLQGVDNVYETDLVRPVITLAERLSGRAYGRDSTDDVRFRVIADHARTGVLLIADGVTPGNDGRGYVLRRLLRRIVRSARLLGITAPSMAELVAVVRDTMSTSYPELTSEFARIERIAVGEETAFLRTLEAGSTLFDTAAEQVRAAGASVIAGDRAFALHDTYGFPIDLTLEMAAEAGLTVDEPGFCALMSEQRARAKADAQKNKTAHGDLSAYTELLAAGPTEFTGYTELETEGRVLGVLADGVRTRRASEGDVVEVVLDRTSLYAESGGQDSDAGRITGDGVDLEVLDVQKVAKRIWVHRVRVVAGELAEGAAVVSRVDPQWRAGARQGHSGTHLVHAALRHVLGPTALQSGSYNKPGYLRLDFAWQGGLSAATRSEVEEVTNRAVRDDLPVRVVHTDMAGAQQMGALALFGETYDTDVRVVEIGGPFSVELCGGTHVQHSSQVGPVTLLGESSVGSGVRRVEAYVGLDAYRYLARERALVQGLAATLKVPDDEVPARVEALLERLKEAERELEQTRAAAAVASAGTLAAGAEKVGDLLLVATTAPAGVTGGDLRTLATEVRGKLGQQPGVVLLLAVSDGKVSFVVATTAAAREAGLRAGDLVAVFGPSIGGRGGGKPDMAQGGGTEPDGIPAALAALRAHVGQRA
- a CDS encoding endolytic transglycosylase MltG, with amino-acid sequence MLGGHRDDHHRDDHHRDDHHRDDHHPGAGGSRYFDDPDRAAPARFEATARRPRRAEARRAQERRTRARRKRRTGTLVAVVVLLVLGGGVFLGGRALLGGLGIGGSTASDYSGGGLADVVVRVAAGDSTSAIAKTLVDDGVVSSVPAFTRAASGNAGISAIQPGYYKLRTQIPGSDAVSRLLASDSRVGNLVIPEGVQLDDVTGASGTVTDGILTRMQKASCVDLDGTRTCTSLDDLRSVASTGNLAALGVPTWATAEVAAATVPGKRLEGLIRPGSYDLEPGAPAQQQLTKVVTASAASFESLGLPRSTVGGLTPYQVLVTASLVQREALPADFAKVSRVVYNRLAVNQKLEFDSTVNYPLDVQAIATTAADRGTVTPWNTYASPGLPATPISAPSDDALTAAEQPADGTWLYFVTIDTRGTTVFSDTFPEHQAAIARAQANGVFG